One Chitinophagaceae bacterium C216 genomic window carries:
- the uxaB_2 gene encoding Altronate oxidoreductase, whose protein sequence is MRPLNKTTVQKPQYPTKVLQFGSGNFLRAFVDWMIDKANDEGLLNHGIAIVQATPGSVKSKEVFEKQDCLYHVYLEGIKDKQPIKEVSLIKSITDIVNPYTDYKKYEELFLRDELEIIVSNTTEAGIRYEEGDDLNAAPPKSFPAQITALLYKRYQKFNGARHKGLSILCCELIEDNGSTLREYVIRHAQDNNLGSDFIEWVANANYFYDTLVDRIVPGFPKANIEEIKAEIGFDDNLLVKGEYFHVWAIGGDSSIRQKLPLDQIGLNVLFMDDIRPFRSKKVRVLNGAHTAMVPVGLQMGVETVKEAFDNTLVEQFIKRMVEEEVLPAIGEDLEELRAFADKILERFYNPYLKHYLKDIALNSLSKWETRNWPTIVDNYTKRGKIASFTAFSFAALLVMYSGKSEIAFEPRDVQDAVSLIQSTFDCNNISGWVSKILQDASIWREKLNTIPGFEEEVTRGVEAILNNGMKQALSQWLQD, encoded by the coding sequence ATGAGACCGTTAAATAAGACAACTGTACAAAAGCCGCAGTATCCTACTAAAGTATTGCAATTTGGAAGTGGGAATTTTCTCCGTGCTTTTGTAGACTGGATGATAGATAAGGCAAATGACGAAGGATTATTGAATCATGGTATAGCAATAGTACAGGCTACTCCCGGTAGTGTTAAGTCCAAAGAGGTTTTTGAAAAACAGGACTGTTTATATCATGTATATCTGGAAGGTATAAAAGATAAGCAGCCCATTAAGGAGGTGTCATTAATTAAGTCCATAACGGATATTGTGAATCCTTACACCGACTATAAAAAATATGAGGAGCTGTTTCTTCGTGATGAGTTGGAAATAATTGTTTCCAATACTACAGAGGCTGGAATTCGTTATGAAGAAGGGGATGATTTAAATGCTGCGCCACCCAAATCTTTTCCGGCGCAGATTACAGCGTTGTTGTATAAAAGATATCAAAAGTTTAATGGAGCAAGACATAAAGGATTAAGTATTCTTTGTTGTGAACTAATTGAGGATAATGGATCTACTTTGCGTGAATATGTTATTCGACATGCTCAGGATAATAATCTAGGCTCCGACTTTATAGAATGGGTAGCGAACGCTAATTATTTTTATGATACACTCGTGGATCGTATTGTCCCCGGATTTCCGAAAGCAAATATTGAGGAAATAAAGGCGGAAATTGGTTTTGATGATAATCTTCTGGTAAAGGGTGAATACTTTCACGTTTGGGCCATTGGAGGTGACAGTAGCATAAGACAAAAGCTGCCCTTGGATCAAATAGGATTGAATGTATTATTTATGGATGATATCCGTCCTTTCCGATCCAAAAAGGTACGAGTGTTAAATGGTGCGCATACTGCAATGGTTCCTGTAGGCCTGCAAATGGGCGTGGAAACAGTAAAGGAGGCATTTGATAATACACTGGTCGAACAGTTTATCAAGCGTATGGTAGAGGAGGAGGTGCTGCCGGCTATTGGTGAGGATTTGGAAGAGTTGAGAGCTTTTGCAGATAAAATTCTCGAACGTTTTTACAATCCTTACTTGAAGCATTATCTAAAGGATATTGCATTAAACTCTTTATCAAAATGGGAAACCCGTAATTGGCCTACGATAGTAGACAACTATACCAAGCGTGGCAAAATAGCCAGCTTTACCGCATTTTCATTTGCGGCGTTATTGGTAATGTATAGTGGTAAATCAGAAATAGCTTTTGAGCCAAGAGATGTACAGGATGCGGTATCGCTAATACAATCAACTTTCGATTGTAACAATATTAGCGGGTGGGTAAGCAAAATCCTTCAGGATGCATCCATCTGGCGAGAAAAGCTAAATACCATACCCGGATTTGAAGAAGAAGTGACTAGGGGGGTTGAAGCTATTTTGAACAATGGAATGAAACAGGCACTGAGTCAATGGCTACAAGATTAA
- the uxaA gene encoding Altronate dehydratase, with product MAELVLKVHPNDNVIVALKDLQKGQTITYNGEAYVLQDDVKAKHKFFTTDLQPGDEIIMYGVLVGKAQYFIPRGAVMTTENTKHAAEPYKYRPYQYQWTPPDVSKFKNRTFNGYHRKDGRVGTANYWLFMPTVFCENRNLDVIKEALHNELGYAVSDKYKRYTHQLVEAYKKGENIAELDLSPAHTTSPNERVFKNIDGIKFLNHQGGCGGTRQDATILGKLLAAYADHPNVAGVTILSLGCQNLQTSQLLEEIKLRNPSFDKPLLVYEQQQSQSEEQLISDAIKDTFVHLIEANKIERQPAPLSALTVGVKCGGSDGFSGISANPAVGYTSDLLVALGAKVLLAEFPELCGAEQQLIDRTIDEEKAKKFIHLMSAYNRQAEAVGSGFHMNPSPGNIKDGLITDAIKSAGAAKKGGTSPVVDVLDYTEPATKPGLNLVCTPGNDVEATTGKAAAGATLILFTTGLGTPTGNPVCPTIKIATNNVLTKRMSDIIDINCGPVVEGEKTIEEMGEDILEFCIKVASGEVIPKAVLLNQDDFIPWKRGVSL from the coding sequence ATGGCTGAGTTAGTATTAAAAGTGCATCCGAACGATAATGTGATTGTTGCACTTAAAGATTTGCAGAAAGGACAAACCATTACATACAATGGTGAAGCGTATGTATTGCAGGATGATGTAAAGGCGAAGCACAAATTTTTTACGACAGATCTGCAGCCAGGGGATGAAATTATTATGTACGGAGTTCTGGTAGGTAAGGCGCAATATTTTATTCCCAGAGGAGCTGTGATGACTACGGAGAATACCAAGCATGCCGCAGAACCTTATAAATATCGCCCTTACCAATATCAGTGGACACCCCCGGATGTATCCAAATTCAAAAACCGAACATTTAATGGATATCATCGTAAAGATGGTAGGGTGGGCACTGCTAACTATTGGCTATTTATGCCCACCGTATTTTGTGAAAACCGCAATCTCGACGTTATTAAGGAAGCGTTGCATAACGAACTGGGGTATGCGGTATCGGATAAATATAAACGCTATACACATCAGCTGGTAGAAGCTTATAAAAAAGGTGAAAATATTGCGGAGTTGGATTTAAGTCCTGCTCATACTACCTCTCCCAATGAAAGAGTATTTAAAAACATTGATGGTATTAAGTTCTTAAACCATCAGGGAGGTTGTGGCGGTACTCGTCAGGATGCTACTATCTTGGGTAAGCTACTGGCTGCTTATGCTGATCACCCTAATGTAGCCGGTGTAACAATTCTGAGTTTGGGTTGTCAGAATTTGCAAACAAGTCAGTTGTTGGAAGAGATTAAATTGCGTAATCCTTCATTCGATAAACCGTTGTTGGTGTACGAACAGCAGCAATCTCAAAGTGAAGAGCAGCTGATAAGTGATGCGATAAAAGATACATTTGTTCATTTAATAGAGGCAAATAAAATAGAACGCCAACCGGCACCACTATCGGCCTTGACTGTGGGCGTAAAATGTGGCGGCAGCGATGGTTTTAGCGGTATCAGTGCCAATCCGGCCGTAGGTTATACAAGCGACTTGCTTGTAGCGCTAGGTGCTAAGGTATTGCTTGCTGAGTTTCCGGAATTATGTGGAGCCGAGCAACAATTGATTGACAGAACAATTGATGAAGAGAAAGCGAAGAAGTTTATTCACCTGATGAGTGCCTATAACCGTCAGGCCGAAGCTGTTGGTTCGGGTTTCCACATGAATCCCTCTCCCGGAAACATAAAAGATGGGTTGATTACCGATGCTATTAAAAGTGCAGGTGCCGCCAAAAAAGGTGGCACTTCTCCAGTAGTAGATGTATTGGATTATACAGAACCTGCCACTAAGCCCGGATTAAATTTAGTATGCACTCCCGGTAATGATGTGGAAGCAACCACAGGAAAAGCAGCTGCAGGAGCTACCTTGATATTGTTTACCACCGGATTGGGCACCCCTACAGGGAATCCCGTATGTCCTACTATAAAAATTGCCACTAATAATGTGCTTACAAAGCGCATGAGTGACATTATCGATATCAATTGTGGTCCTGTAGTAGAAGGAGAGAAAACAATCGAAGAGATGGGTGAAGATATTTTGGAGTTTTGTATCAAAGTAGCTAGTGGAGAAGTGATCCCTAAGGCGGTGCTTTTAAATCAAGACGATTTTATACCCTGGAAGCGCGGTGTGAGCTTATAA
- the uxaC gene encoding Uronate isomerase → MAKKFLDENFLLETQTAQTLYHEFAKQMPIIDYHCHLPPDQIAEDKQFDNLTQIWLYGDHYKWRAMRTNGVDESYCTGNKSDYEKFVKWAETVPYTMRNPLYHWTHLELQRYFDVYDLLDGDSAKKIYDECSAKLRTKEYSVRNLLRKMNVRMVCTTDDPVDTLEHHKKIKEDGFEIPVLPAWRPDAAMNVSNAANFVAYVKKLEAAADVHIVFFNDFLNALRKRHDFFAEMGCTVSDHGLEQIYAEEYTEHEISAIFDKVYAGHDLNLEEQNKFRSAMLVYFAEWDHEKGWVQQYHLGAIRNNNLKALRVLGPDTGWDSIGDFPQAVALSKFLGRLINTDKLTKTILYNLNPADNALMATMIGNFNDGSAPGKIQWGSGWWFLDQKDGMTQQLNTLSNMGLLSRFIGMLTDSRSFLSFPRHEYFRRILCNLFGHDVENGELPENIAWIGKIVQDICFNNANEYFNFNLKK, encoded by the coding sequence ATGGCTAAAAAATTTTTAGACGAAAACTTTTTACTTGAAACGCAAACTGCGCAAACATTGTATCATGAGTTTGCAAAGCAAATGCCTATAATTGATTATCACTGTCATCTTCCTCCTGATCAAATAGCCGAGGATAAGCAGTTCGACAATCTCACACAGATATGGTTATACGGCGACCATTATAAATGGCGCGCGATGCGTACTAACGGTGTGGATGAGAGTTATTGTACCGGTAATAAAAGCGATTATGAGAAGTTTGTAAAGTGGGCTGAAACCGTGCCGTATACCATGCGCAACCCGCTGTATCACTGGACGCATCTGGAACTACAGCGTTATTTTGATGTGTACGATTTGCTGGATGGTGATTCAGCGAAAAAGATATATGACGAGTGTTCAGCCAAGCTACGCACTAAAGAGTACAGTGTACGAAATCTGCTGCGTAAAATGAATGTGCGAATGGTGTGTACCACAGACGATCCTGTAGATACGCTGGAGCATCATAAAAAGATAAAAGAAGATGGGTTTGAAATTCCGGTGTTACCGGCATGGAGACCCGATGCGGCCATGAATGTATCTAATGCTGCCAATTTTGTGGCTTATGTAAAAAAATTGGAAGCAGCAGCTGATGTACATATCGTTTTCTTCAACGATTTTCTGAACGCTTTAAGAAAGCGTCATGACTTCTTCGCAGAGATGGGTTGTACGGTATCAGACCACGGGTTAGAACAAATATATGCTGAGGAGTATACAGAGCACGAAATAAGTGCCATCTTTGATAAAGTATATGCAGGACATGATCTGAACTTGGAAGAGCAAAATAAATTCCGCTCAGCAATGCTAGTATACTTTGCCGAGTGGGATCATGAGAAAGGATGGGTACAACAATACCACTTGGGCGCCATTCGCAACAATAATCTCAAGGCGCTGCGTGTGCTAGGGCCTGATACCGGTTGGGACTCTATTGGAGACTTTCCGCAAGCTGTTGCGTTATCAAAATTTTTAGGACGACTTATCAATACTGATAAACTTACCAAAACCATCCTGTACAATCTCAATCCCGCGGATAATGCGCTGATGGCTACTATGATTGGTAACTTTAATGATGGTTCGGCTCCAGGTAAAATTCAGTGGGGATCGGGTTGGTGGTTCTTAGATCAGAAGGATGGCATGACGCAACAACTGAATACTTTGTCTAATATGGGGTTGTTGAGTCGTTTTATTGGAATGCTTACGGATTCGCGTAGTTTTCTTTCTTTCCCGCGGCATGAGTATTTCAGACGTATTTTATGTAACTTGTTCGGCCATGATGTGGAGAACGGAGAGCTTCCGGAAAATATAGCATGGATTGGCAAAATTGTGCAGGATATATGTTTCAATAATGCCAACGAGTATTTCAATTTTAACTTGAAGAAATAA
- the kduD_2 gene encoding 2-dehydro-3-deoxy-D-gluconate 5-dehydrogenase has translation MSTNLFDLTGKTAIVTGGNKGIGFGMALGLAQAGADIIVASRTVEAGSEIEKAVTALGRNFQFYKMDAADRNSVYAFIKAVLHDHKRIDILVNNAGTIMRKPVAEHPDDWWDNVLAINLDTPFILAREIGKHMLEQGGGKIIFTCSLLSFQGGITVPGYAASKGALASVVKAMSNEWASKGVNVNGIAPGYIATDNTEALRNDPDRSQSILSRIPAGRWGTPEDFAGPAVFLASKASDYVNGEILVVDGGWMGR, from the coding sequence ATGAGTACAAATCTTTTTGATCTTACTGGCAAAACGGCAATTGTTACTGGAGGTAACAAAGGAATTGGGTTTGGAATGGCTTTAGGACTTGCGCAGGCCGGGGCGGACATTATCGTTGCTTCTAGGACTGTGGAGGCAGGCTCTGAAATCGAAAAGGCTGTGACCGCCCTGGGGCGCAATTTCCAATTTTATAAAATGGATGCGGCAGACAGAAATAGTGTTTATGCATTTATTAAGGCAGTATTGCATGATCACAAGCGCATTGATATTCTGGTAAACAATGCTGGAACCATCATGCGCAAACCTGTAGCGGAGCATCCTGATGACTGGTGGGATAATGTGCTGGCCATTAATTTAGATACTCCTTTTATACTGGCCCGAGAAATAGGCAAACATATGTTGGAGCAGGGTGGGGGTAAAATTATCTTCACTTGTTCTCTGCTGTCATTTCAGGGAGGCATTACGGTGCCCGGATATGCCGCCAGTAAGGGTGCTCTTGCCAGTGTGGTAAAAGCCATGTCTAATGAATGGGCCTCCAAAGGCGTGAATGTAAATGGTATTGCTCCTGGCTATATTGCTACAGACAATACCGAGGCTTTGCGGAACGATCCAGATCGTAGTCAGTCTATTCTAAGCCGCATTCCTGCCGGAAGATGGGGAACTCCAGAAGATTTTGCTGGACCCGCTGTGTTTCTGGCATCAAAAGCTAGTGATTATGTGAATGGTGAGATACTGGTAGTGGATGGCGGATGGATGGGCCGATAA
- the kduI gene encoding 4-deoxy-L-threo-5-hexosulose-uronate ketol-isomerase, with translation MEIRFANSPAETRQMTTAELRKNFLVQDLMKADKLTLVYTHYDRVIIGGVKPVSKTVPLKNEEELKADFFLQRRELGIINVGGKGIVTVDGVKYELDKLECLYVGRGSKKVSFASSGKKNPALFYMLSTPAHKEYPTIKYTKEQAAPVSLGDISTSNKRTIYKYIHEDGIQSCQLVMGLTVLEAGSVWNSVPPHTHTRRMEVYFYFDIPDGQRLFHMMGEPQETRHLIMANNEAVISPPWSVHFGCGTSNYGFIWGMAGENKQFTDMDGTPVDTLL, from the coding sequence ATGGAGATTCGATTTGCTAATAGCCCTGCAGAAACCAGACAAATGACAACAGCCGAGCTGCGTAAAAATTTTCTGGTACAGGATCTGATGAAGGCTGACAAGCTTACGCTTGTATACACACATTACGACAGAGTCATCATCGGTGGAGTAAAGCCGGTGAGTAAAACTGTTCCATTAAAGAATGAAGAGGAATTAAAGGCCGATTTCTTTTTACAGCGTCGCGAGCTGGGAATCATCAACGTAGGAGGTAAAGGGATAGTTACGGTGGATGGAGTAAAATATGAGTTGGACAAATTGGAGTGCCTTTACGTGGGGCGGGGTAGTAAAAAGGTTAGCTTTGCAAGCTCCGGAAAAAAGAACCCGGCATTATTTTATATGTTGTCTACTCCTGCACATAAGGAGTATCCTACAATAAAATATACCAAAGAGCAGGCTGCTCCGGTATCATTAGGAGATATTAGTACTTCCAATAAAAGAACGATTTATAAATATATTCACGAAGATGGTATCCAAAGCTGTCAGTTGGTAATGGGACTGACTGTATTGGAAGCGGGTAGTGTGTGGAATTCTGTTCCTCCACATACGCATACAAGAAGAATGGAAGTATATTTTTATTTTGATATACCCGATGGTCAACGATTGTTCCATATGATGGGAGAACCGCAGGAAACCCGCCATCTAATAATGGCGAACAATGAAGCTGTGATTTCTCCTCCTTGGAGTGTGCATTTTGGTTGTGGCACCTCTAATTATGGATTTATCTGGGGTATGGCGGGTGAGAATAAACAATTTACCGATATGGACGGTACCCCTGTAGATACATTACTGTAG
- the kdgK gene encoding 2-dehydro-3-deoxygluconokinase, which translates to MSKKVVTLGEIMLRLSTPGYQRFVQAESFDVTYGGGEANVAVALCNYGLNGVFVSKVPDNAIGQSAINHLRRYGVDTRFIARGGSRLGIYFLETGASMRASQVIYDRAGAAIADADPSEFDWDAILDGADWFHTTGITPALSDKAAALTEAALKAAKAKGITTSIDLNYRKKLWSKEKAQAVMTELCKYVDVCIGNEEDAETTLGFKAKNTDITKGELSLEGYKDVIRQMKEKFGFKYIASSLRESYSASDNGWSALVSDGNEFYHTRKYNVRIVDRVGSGDSFASGLIYGLITGMSMADAAEFGVAASALKHTIPGDLNHATLSEVQTLMKGDASGRVQR; encoded by the coding sequence ATGTCAAAGAAGGTAGTAACTCTTGGAGAAATTATGTTGCGTTTGTCAACGCCCGGTTATCAGCGTTTTGTACAGGCTGAGTCTTTTGACGTTACCTATGGTGGCGGCGAAGCCAACGTAGCTGTTGCATTGTGCAATTACGGATTAAACGGTGTTTTTGTTTCAAAAGTTCCCGATAACGCTATAGGTCAGTCAGCAATCAATCATCTTCGTCGTTATGGGGTGGATACGCGTTTCATAGCTCGCGGTGGTAGCAGATTAGGAATTTATTTTCTAGAAACAGGAGCTTCCATGAGAGCTTCTCAGGTAATTTATGACAGAGCTGGAGCTGCAATTGCAGATGCTGATCCGAGCGAATTCGACTGGGATGCTATTCTGGATGGCGCCGATTGGTTTCACACCACAGGTATTACACCTGCTTTAAGTGATAAGGCTGCAGCTTTAACCGAAGCTGCTTTGAAAGCGGCTAAAGCCAAAGGTATTACTACCAGTATTGACCTGAATTACAGAAAAAAGTTGTGGAGCAAGGAGAAAGCTCAGGCAGTAATGACAGAGCTTTGTAAATATGTTGATGTATGTATAGGTAATGAGGAAGATGCTGAAACTACATTGGGTTTTAAAGCTAAGAATACAGACATCACTAAAGGGGAACTGAGTCTCGAAGGATATAAGGATGTAATCCGACAGATGAAGGAAAAATTCGGATTTAAATACATCGCATCTTCTTTGCGTGAAAGCTATAGTGCTAGCGATAATGGCTGGAGTGCACTGGTGAGTGATGGTAATGAGTTTTATCATACTCGAAAATATAACGTGCGTATTGTGGACAGGGTAGGAAGTGGAGACAGCTTTGCAAGTGGACTGATTTATGGTTTGATTACCGGTATGAGCATGGCTGATGCTGCCGAGTTTGGTGTAGCTGCTTCGGCATTAAAGCATACTATTCCCGGCGACCTGAATCATGCTACATTAAGTGAAGTGCAAACTCTTATGAAGGGAGATGCCAGTGGAAGAGTTCAGCGCTAG
- the kdgA gene encoding KHG/KDPG aldolase, whose product MATIRQAIDAIIEQGILPLYFNADETVSLEILRAVYKAGVKAIEYTNRGEAALKNFTKMVEVRNAEMPGLLLGIGTVKTLDQVKQYLAVGADFLVSPGYVADIAEYAVSNDILYAPGCMTPTEIMTAEAAGIKLIKLFPGDTLGPKYLSAIKPVFPNLLFMPTGGVDTTKENIEGWFKAGVCAVGMGSKLISKELMAAKDYATIASKTREVLTIIQSVNK is encoded by the coding sequence ATGGCTACAATACGACAAGCAATTGATGCTATTATAGAGCAAGGTATATTACCGCTATATTTCAATGCCGATGAAACTGTTAGCTTGGAAATTTTGCGGGCAGTGTACAAAGCAGGAGTAAAAGCAATTGAATACACGAACAGAGGTGAAGCTGCGTTGAAGAACTTTACAAAAATGGTAGAGGTGCGTAATGCAGAAATGCCTGGATTATTGTTGGGTATCGGCACTGTAAAAACATTAGATCAGGTAAAGCAATATCTGGCAGTAGGAGCCGATTTTCTTGTAAGTCCGGGTTATGTAGCGGACATTGCAGAGTATGCTGTTTCCAACGATATTCTGTATGCCCCCGGATGTATGACTCCTACAGAAATTATGACAGCAGAGGCTGCAGGAATCAAACTCATTAAATTATTCCCTGGTGATACACTAGGTCCTAAATATCTGTCTGCTATAAAACCGGTGTTTCCTAATCTTCTATTTATGCCTACAGGAGGCGTAGATACAACAAAAGAAAATATCGAAGGATGGTTTAAGGCTGGAGTATGCGCAGTGGGGATGGGTAGTAAGCTCATCAGTAAGGAACTAATGGCTGCAAAAGACTATGCAACCATTGCATCCAAGACCAGAGAAGTATTGACAATTATTCAATCTGTAAATAAATAA
- the exuT_2 gene encoding Hexuronate transporter, which translates to MQAIGKYRWTICGLLFFATTVNYLDRQVLSLLAPELTDKFGWTNTDYGNITAVFQFVYALSMLFVGRIIDKMGTKAGYTWAIIIWSLGAILHALAVQIGEGLHLLGFTAVSASVIGFMIARAVLGFGEAGNFPAAIKATAEYFPKKERSFATGIFNSGANVGAILAPLTVPFIAAKWGWEMAFIVIGAIGFLWIIFWFIYYDKPEKQKRLSAAELAYIRSDDDEKAEQTTEEDTSSKVKWFKLLGYNQTWAFTIGKFLTDGVWWFFLFWLPKYLDVQYGLTGTQIALPLFVLYSLTMFGSIGGGWFPMYFIKKGYAAYDGRMKAMLMIAVIPLVVLLAQPLGSYTYWLPVLLIGIGASAHQAWSANIFTTVSDMFPKKAVASVVGIGGMAGGLGGVIVSKVGGALFDHFDKLGHIETGYTIMFAFCALAYLLAWIIMKSLVPKYKPITDL; encoded by the coding sequence ATGCAAGCTATAGGAAAATATCGCTGGACTATTTGTGGTCTTTTATTCTTTGCGACGACGGTAAACTATCTGGACCGCCAGGTGTTGAGTCTGCTGGCTCCCGAGCTTACTGATAAGTTCGGTTGGACCAATACTGATTATGGTAATATTACTGCCGTTTTTCAGTTCGTTTATGCACTATCCATGCTCTTTGTAGGCCGTATTATAGATAAAATGGGAACCAAAGCGGGCTATACTTGGGCCATTATAATCTGGTCATTGGGAGCAATATTGCATGCCTTGGCAGTACAAATAGGTGAGGGCCTTCATTTATTGGGTTTTACAGCTGTTTCGGCTTCAGTAATTGGATTTATGATAGCTCGCGCTGTACTAGGTTTTGGTGAAGCCGGCAACTTCCCTGCTGCTATTAAAGCCACTGCTGAATATTTTCCTAAGAAAGAACGCTCTTTTGCCACCGGAATTTTTAATTCTGGGGCGAATGTTGGGGCTATTTTGGCTCCGTTAACTGTACCGTTTATTGCCGCGAAATGGGGTTGGGAAATGGCCTTCATAGTAATAGGTGCCATTGGCTTCCTTTGGATTATTTTCTGGTTTATTTACTATGATAAACCTGAAAAACAAAAACGCCTTTCGGCTGCGGAATTGGCTTATATAAGAAGCGATGATGACGAAAAGGCCGAACAAACTACCGAAGAGGATACCTCCTCCAAGGTAAAATGGTTCAAACTACTGGGCTATAACCAAACCTGGGCTTTTACTATAGGCAAATTCCTGACTGATGGCGTATGGTGGTTCTTCTTATTCTGGTTGCCTAAATATCTCGATGTGCAGTATGGTCTTACCGGAACTCAGATCGCGCTGCCTTTGTTTGTGCTGTACAGTCTGACCATGTTTGGAAGCATTGGTGGAGGCTGGTTCCCTATGTATTTCATCAAAAAAGGATATGCAGCGTATGATGGTCGTATGAAAGCGATGTTGATGATTGCTGTGATTCCGTTGGTCGTATTGCTGGCACAGCCTTTAGGTTCTTATACTTATTGGTTGCCGGTATTGCTCATCGGTATAGGAGCTTCTGCGCACCAAGCTTGGAGTGCCAATATCTTTACTACAGTATCTGATATGTTTCCGAAAAAGGCTGTTGCCTCTGTAGTAGGTATAGGGGGCATGGCCGGAGGTCTTGGCGGAGTGATTGTTTCAAAAGTGGGTGGAGCTCTTTTTGATCACTTTGATAAATTAGGACATATTGAAACAGGCTATACGATTATGTTTGCTTTCTGTGCCTTAGCTTATCTGCTAGCTTGGATTATTATGAAATCGTTAGTGCCGAAATATAAACCTATTACCGATTTATAA
- the murF gene encoding UDP-N-acetylmuramoyl-tripeptide--D-alanyl-D-alanine ligase, protein MNVEELYQIYLQNPAVQTDSRKLQPGDLFFALKGPNFNGNAFARQALDAGATFAIIDEEQFHIPGRTILVDDVLSTLQQLARYHRRQFSIPFIAITGSNGKTTTKELIHAVLSQKYKVYTTEGNLNNHIGIPLTLLKIKQDAEIAVVEMGANHLHEIEGYCKIVEPTHGLITNCGKAHLEGFGSEEGVKKAKGELFDYLRTRQDGTAFIMKDYDYLLQMSHDISTIITYGTADADINGKVADAGTFLQVLAWVHDTSIQISTNLVGSYNLPNVLAAITLGTTFHVPIEQIKYAIENYRPSNSRSQLIQHGSNRIILDAYNANPSSMRLAIENFVNINCSRKILMLGAMAELGADTAQEHEHIVTLIKQHPWHEVVLVGLPFKAFASDFRYFDNAMAAAEWAKNQAFEDSCILIKGSRSTQMEKILNSITN, encoded by the coding sequence ATGAATGTGGAAGAGCTATATCAAATCTATCTTCAGAATCCCGCAGTACAAACAGACTCCAGAAAACTTCAGCCAGGTGATTTGTTTTTTGCCTTAAAAGGGCCCAATTTCAACGGCAATGCATTTGCCCGCCAAGCACTCGATGCCGGCGCAACATTTGCCATTATAGATGAAGAGCAATTCCACATTCCCGGCAGGACCATCCTAGTTGATGATGTGCTAAGTACTTTACAACAATTAGCCCGTTATCACAGGCGCCAATTTTCTATCCCTTTTATTGCCATCACAGGAAGTAACGGAAAAACTACTACTAAGGAGCTGATTCATGCGGTACTGAGTCAAAAGTATAAAGTGTATACTACCGAAGGGAACCTCAATAATCATATTGGCATCCCTCTTACGCTACTTAAAATAAAGCAGGATGCAGAAATAGCCGTTGTAGAAATGGGGGCTAACCATCTGCACGAAATAGAAGGTTATTGTAAAATAGTAGAACCCACGCATGGTTTAATAACGAATTGTGGGAAGGCGCATCTGGAAGGCTTTGGCAGCGAAGAAGGTGTAAAAAAAGCGAAAGGCGAATTATTCGATTATCTGAGAACAAGGCAGGATGGCACCGCTTTTATTATGAAAGATTATGACTACCTGCTACAAATGAGTCATGATATTTCCACAATTATAACCTACGGAACCGCTGATGCCGATATCAACGGGAAAGTGGCAGACGCAGGTACTTTTTTGCAAGTGTTGGCTTGGGTACATGACACATCAATACAAATATCGACTAACCTTGTAGGCAGCTATAATCTACCTAATGTATTAGCTGCCATAACCCTTGGAACAACTTTCCATGTACCTATTGAACAAATTAAATACGCTATTGAAAATTATCGACCATCTAACAGCCGTTCTCAATTAATACAACATGGTAGCAACCGCATTATATTGGATGCATATAACGCCAATCCAAGTAGTATGCGGCTGGCAATAGAAAATTTTGTCAACATTAATTGTTCTCGAAAAATTCTCATGCTGGGTGCCATGGCAGAGCTAGGCGCAGATACGGCGCAAGAACATGAGCATATTGTTACACTCATTAAGCAACACCCTTGGCATGAGGTAGTGTTGGTAGGACTTCCTTTCAAGGCTTTCGCTTCGGACTTCCGCTATTTTGACAATGCTATGGCAGCAGCTGAATGGGCTAAAAATCAAGCTTTCGAAGATTCCTGTATCCTAATAAAAGGAAGTCGTAGTACCCAAATGGAAAAAATTCTTAATTCAATTACAAATTAA